A genomic window from Alphaproteobacteria bacterium includes:
- a CDS encoding phenylalanine 4-monooxygenase — MNQIYTYPGFGSSGGTTVQDYAGYTEAEQGRWRTLFAQQAKLAETHATPEHLAGLDVLDTCERIPDIARTSERLEARTGWTLMPVTGLVSNDDFNAMLSSRVFPVTCRMRSAEEMDFYVAEPDIFHDCFGHVPMLCHKPYGDFLASFARQGALARSDGEAAMMARLFWYTVDFGLIDTPRGLRILGGGLLSSPGETDYCLNDPRPLRVGLAPERMVQTDFYVGHLQKIYFVAHSFADLTAMTAGDFMPLYSRYAGCIPLPPGQALPEDELFEPRGY; from the coding sequence ATGAACCAGATTTACACCTATCCCGGCTTCGGCAGCAGCGGCGGCACGACGGTACAGGATTACGCCGGCTATACCGAAGCCGAACAGGGCCGCTGGCGCACGCTGTTCGCGCAGCAAGCAAAGCTGGCCGAAACCCACGCAACGCCCGAACATCTTGCCGGGCTCGATGTGCTGGATACATGCGAACGCATCCCCGATATCGCCCGCACCAGCGAACGGCTTGAAGCGCGCACGGGCTGGACGCTGATGCCGGTAACCGGGCTGGTCTCGAACGACGATTTCAACGCCATGCTGTCGAGCCGGGTGTTCCCGGTCACCTGCCGCATGCGGTCGGCCGAGGAAATGGATTTCTATGTGGCGGAGCCCGATATTTTCCACGATTGCTTCGGCCATGTGCCCATGCTGTGCCACAAGCCGTACGGCGATTTTCTTGCAAGTTTCGCGCGCCAGGGCGCCCTGGCGCGCAGCGACGGCGAGGCGGCCATGATGGCGCGGCTTTTCTGGTACACAGTGGATTTCGGCCTGATCGATACGCCGCGCGGCCTGCGCATCCTTGGCGGCGGGCTTTTGTCTTCACCGGGCGAAACCGATTATTGCCTCAACGATCCGCGGCCCTTGCGCGTCGGACTCGCGCCGGAACGCATGGTGCAGACGGATTTTTATGTCGGCCACTTGCAGAAAATCTATTTCGTTGCCCATAGCTTTGCCGACCTGACGGCCATGACGGCGGGCGATTTTATGCCGCTTTACAGCCGCTATGCCGGGTGCATACCGCTGCCGCCCGGACAAGCGCTGCCGGAAGACGAATTGTTCGAACCGCGCGGTTACTAG
- a CDS encoding DnaJ domain-containing protein codes for MRNTIKEKDAALYGLDRPVKLKACDCPGCSEAGLYRAPKSRAQLNDYYWFCLIHARQYNESWDYFAGMSETEIEEHIRFDTCWQRGTAPPAGARPAGGWRAAEDNLRANVKREFFAEDDDTFASAFSPREPRSKGDELPATIAAALTVLELKAPVTLDTIKAQYKVLVKKHHPDTNGGSKQAEEKFKVINQAFAVLKTSYGAPADE; via the coding sequence ATGCGCAACACCATCAAGGAAAAAGACGCCGCCCTTTACGGGCTCGACCGGCCGGTAAAGCTGAAAGCCTGCGATTGTCCCGGCTGCAGCGAGGCCGGGCTTTACCGTGCGCCCAAAAGCCGCGCGCAGCTAAACGATTATTACTGGTTCTGCCTCATCCACGCCCGGCAATACAACGAAAGCTGGGATTATTTCGCGGGCATGAGCGAAACCGAGATCGAGGAGCATATCCGCTTCGATACCTGCTGGCAGCGCGGCACCGCCCCGCCGGCAGGCGCCCGTCCCGCCGGGGGCTGGCGCGCGGCCGAGGATAATTTGCGCGCGAACGTGAAGCGCGAATTTTTTGCCGAAGACGACGATACGTTTGCAAGCGCCTTTTCCCCGCGCGAACCGCGCAGCAAGGGCGATGAGCTGCCCGCCACCATCGCCGCCGCGCTGACGGTGCTTGAATTGAAAGCGCCGGTGACGCTGGACACCATCAAGGCGCAATACAAGGTGCTGGTGAAAAAACATCACCCGGATACCAATGGCGGCAGCAAGCAGGCGGAAGAGAAATTCAAGGTCATCAACCAGGCCTTTGCCGTGCTAAAAACATCCTATGGCGCACCCGCGGACGAATAA
- a CDS encoding BolA/IbaG family iron-sulfur metabolism protein, whose translation MAEGTRARSIREKLVTAFKPSRLDLVDESARHAGHAGAPAGGESHFRLTIIAPAFDGKSRVERHRMVNQVLAAELAAGLHALTIKALGEQDAD comes from the coding sequence ATGGCTGAAGGTACGCGCGCACGATCGATCCGGGAAAAACTGGTTACCGCATTTAAACCATCCCGGCTTGATTTGGTTGACGAATCAGCCCGCCATGCGGGGCATGCGGGCGCGCCTGCGGGCGGGGAAAGCCATTTCAGGCTCACAATCATTGCTCCCGCGTTTGACGGCAAAAGCCGGGTTGAACGTCACCGCATGGTCAATCAGGTTTTGGCCGCAGAGCTGGCGGCGGGGCTGCACGCGCTGACGATCAAGGCACTAGGCGAACAGGATGCCGATTAG
- a CDS encoding 3-dehydroquinate synthase, with translation MTEPAIIRVALPPEGTDRAYDITIGTGQIAQAGALAAARLGTRSCVVVTDSTVGAYYLKPLEASLRAAGHRLLEPVVIPPGEASKNFVQLEKILDALLARRIDRKTLLFALGGGVVGDIAGLAAALALRGIPFVQVPTTLLAQVDSAVGGKTAVDHRIGKNLIGAFYQPQMVVIDTETLKTLPARELRAGYAEVVKYGLINDAAFFGWCEKNGGKLLAGDSEAQVYAIKASCAAKAAVVAADEKEAGQRALLNLGHTFGHALEAATGFDATLLHGEAVALGCVLAFRLSADLGYCKSDVTARIAAHFAAQGLPIHPPKIQADAAQLVKLMEQDKKAEGGRLTLVLARGIGEAFVARDVDPAAVRNVWAGVLS, from the coding sequence ATGACCGAACCCGCAATCATACGCGTCGCCCTGCCGCCCGAAGGCACCGACCGCGCTTACGATATCACGATCGGCACCGGCCAGATCGCGCAAGCGGGCGCGCTGGCGGCGGCGCGCCTTGGTACGCGCAGCTGCGTCGTCGTCACCGACAGCACGGTCGGCGCGTATTATCTGAAGCCGCTGGAAGCGAGTCTGCGCGCGGCCGGGCACCGGCTGCTGGAACCCGTGGTCATTCCGCCGGGCGAAGCGAGCAAGAATTTCGTCCAGCTCGAAAAGATCCTCGATGCCCTGCTCGCGCGGCGCATCGACCGTAAAACCCTGCTGTTCGCGCTTGGCGGCGGGGTTGTGGGGGATATCGCCGGGCTGGCCGCCGCGCTGGCGTTGCGCGGCATACCTTTCGTGCAGGTGCCAACAACGCTGCTGGCGCAGGTCGATAGCGCGGTCGGCGGCAAAACCGCGGTCGATCATCGCATCGGCAAGAACCTCATCGGCGCCTTCTACCAGCCGCAAATGGTGGTGATCGATACCGAAACGCTGAAAACCCTGCCGGCGCGGGAATTGCGCGCAGGCTACGCCGAGGTTGTGAAATACGGGCTGATCAACGATGCCGCCTTCTTCGGCTGGTGCGAAAAGAACGGCGGCAAGCTGCTGGCGGGCGATAGCGAAGCGCAGGTTTATGCCATCAAGGCCAGCTGTGCCGCCAAGGCGGCCGTGGTCGCGGCCGATGAAAAGGAAGCGGGACAGCGCGCACTGCTTAATCTCGGTCACACCTTCGGCCACGCGCTCGAAGCCGCGACCGGCTTCGACGCCACCTTGCTGCACGGAGAAGCGGTGGCGCTTGGCTGCGTGCTGGCCTTCAGGCTTTCGGCCGATCTGGGTTATTGCAAATCCGATGTCACGGCGCGCATCGCCGCGCATTTCGCCGCGCAAGGCCTGCCGATCCACCCGCCGAAAATACAGGCGGATGCCGCGCAGCTCGTGAAACTGATGGAACAGGATAAAAAGGCGGAAGGCGGGCGCCTTACGCTCGTGCTCGCACGCGGAATAGGCGAAGCTTTCGTCGCCCGCGATGTCGATCCGGCCGCCGTACGCAACGTGTGGGCGGGCGTTTTGTCCTAA
- a CDS encoding shikimate kinase, with protein sequence MATIGNENALHGPTRTIVLVGMMGSGKSSVGRKLAARLALPFTDSDSEVEAAAGCSVAEIFERYGEAEFRNGERRVIARLLAGSPQVLATGGGAFMDDETRALIKQRGLSVWLKADLETLVQRAGRRGDRPLLKDGDPAEVLSALMIKREPIYAEADIAIQSGNHPIDETVDQIMQAIAAAR encoded by the coding sequence ATGGCCACCATCGGTAATGAAAATGCCCTGCACGGCCCTACCCGCACGATCGTGCTTGTGGGCATGATGGGTTCGGGAAAAAGCAGCGTCGGGCGCAAGCTTGCGGCGCGGCTTGCGCTGCCCTTCACCGACTCCGACAGCGAGGTTGAGGCGGCGGCGGGTTGTTCGGTCGCGGAGATTTTCGAACGTTACGGGGAAGCCGAATTTCGCAACGGCGAGCGGCGCGTGATCGCCCGCCTGCTGGCCGGGTCGCCGCAGGTGCTGGCGACGGGCGGGGGCGCGTTCATGGATGATGAAACCCGGGCGCTGATCAAGCAACGCGGGCTTTCGGTCTGGCTTAAGGCCGATCTCGAAACGCTGGTACAGCGCGCCGGGCGTCGCGGCGACCGGCCGCTTTTGAAGGACGGCGACCCGGCCGAGGTTTTGTCGGCCCTGATGATCAAGCGCGAACCCATTTATGCCGAAGCCGATATCGCGATCCAGAGCGGCAACCATCCGATCGATGAAACCGTCGATCAGATCATGCAAGCGATTGCCGCCGCGCGCTGA
- a CDS encoding tyrosine recombinase — protein sequence MNKTSPAAPVASYLIDRFIDALLAERNASPHTCAAYRRDLEGAAKAVAARGRDLLKASEEDLRAYAAALGVQARATQARRISSLKQFYRFLCSEGLRQEDPSRLLRAPKLGRALPKYLSEEEVAQLLQAAAARGDADGLRLIALLELLYATGLRVTELVSLPLNALAQNRKTLIVRGKGGKERMVPLGAPAAEAVRAWLAVRRKEGGKDSPFLFPSARARTGHLTRQRFFQLVRETGAKAGIAPARLSPHVLRHAFATHLIEHGADLRSVQQMLGHADIATTQIYTHVATNRLRDAVTKHHPLAKRK from the coding sequence ATGAACAAGACATCGCCGGCTGCGCCGGTTGCCAGCTATCTGATCGACCGTTTCATCGACGCGCTTTTGGCGGAGCGCAACGCTTCGCCGCATACCTGCGCCGCCTATCGCCGCGATCTTGAGGGCGCGGCAAAGGCGGTTGCGGCGCGCGGGCGCGATCTTTTGAAAGCGAGCGAGGAGGATTTGCGCGCCTACGCCGCCGCGCTCGGCGTGCAGGCGCGGGCAACGCAGGCACGGCGCATTTCATCGCTGAAGCAGTTTTACCGCTTTCTCTGTTCGGAAGGTTTGCGGCAGGAAGACCCTTCGCGGCTTTTGCGCGCGCCCAAGCTGGGCCGCGCCTTGCCCAAATATTTGAGCGAGGAGGAAGTTGCGCAGCTTTTGCAGGCCGCCGCCGCGCGCGGCGACGCGGACGGGTTACGGCTGATCGCGCTGCTGGAACTTTTGTACGCCACCGGGCTGCGCGTGACCGAGCTGGTTTCTCTGCCTCTCAATGCGCTGGCGCAGAATCGCAAGACGCTGATCGTGCGCGGCAAGGGCGGCAAGGAACGCATGGTGCCGCTGGGCGCCCCGGCGGCCGAGGCTGTGCGCGCATGGCTGGCGGTGCGGCGCAAGGAAGGCGGGAAGGATTCGCCGTTTTTGTTTCCGTCCGCCCGCGCGCGAACGGGCCATCTGACGCGGCAGCGTTTCTTCCAGCTGGTGCGCGAAACCGGGGCGAAAGCGGGGATCGCGCCCGCACGGCTCAGCCCGCACGTTTTGCGCCACGCCTTCGCCACGCATTTGATCGAACATGGCGCCGATTTGCGCAGCGTGCAGCAAATGCTCGGTCACGCCGACATCGCCACCACGCAAATCTATACGCATGTGGCCACGAACCGGTTGCGCGACGCAGTAACAAAGCATCACCCGCTGGCGAAACGGAAGTAG
- a CDS encoding acetyl-CoA carboxylase carboxyltransferase subunit alpha — protein MQTLDFEKPVAELEAKIEELRHLSDGSQMNIAEEVARLQEKVDRLLRGIYGKLTPAQKVQVARHPERPHCRDYLAALIEEFTPLAGDRLFAEDQAIIGGLGRFRGGACVVIGQERGHDTESRIRHNFGMAKPEGYRKAQRLLQLAGRFNLPVITFIDTAGAFPGVEAEARGQAEAIARSIEACLRAPVPIVACVIGEGGSGGAIAIATGDRILMLEHSIYSVISPEGCASILWRSAANAADAAAALRLTAQDLKQLGLIDDVIAEPVGGAHRGARATITRLGDSIAAALAELGGKEPHQLMKERAEKFIAMGKKTLN, from the coding sequence ATGCAAACGCTGGATTTCGAAAAACCCGTCGCCGAGCTTGAAGCGAAGATCGAGGAGCTGCGGCACCTTTCCGACGGCAGCCAGATGAATATCGCCGAGGAAGTGGCGCGTCTGCAGGAAAAGGTGGACCGGCTTTTGCGCGGTATTTACGGCAAGCTGACCCCGGCGCAGAAGGTGCAGGTCGCGCGTCACCCGGAACGGCCGCATTGCCGCGATTACCTCGCCGCCCTGATCGAGGAATTCACGCCGCTGGCCGGCGACCGGCTGTTCGCGGAAGACCAGGCGATCATCGGCGGGCTCGGGCGTTTTCGCGGCGGCGCTTGCGTCGTGATCGGGCAGGAGCGCGGCCACGATACCGAAAGCCGCATCCGCCACAATTTCGGCATGGCCAAGCCCGAAGGGTATCGCAAGGCGCAGCGGCTTTTACAGCTTGCGGGGCGTTTCAACCTGCCGGTGATTACGTTCATTGACACCGCGGGCGCTTTTCCGGGCGTGGAAGCCGAAGCGCGCGGGCAGGCGGAAGCCATCGCGCGTTCGATCGAAGCGTGTCTGCGCGCGCCGGTGCCGATTGTGGCCTGCGTGATCGGGGAAGGCGGTTCGGGCGGCGCCATCGCCATCGCGACCGGCGACCGCATTTTGATGCTCGAACATTCCATCTACTCCGTGATTTCGCCCGAAGGCTGTGCTTCGATCCTTTGGCGCAGCGCGGCCAACGCGGCGGATGCCGCCGCCGCGCTCAGGCTTACGGCGCAAGACCTGAAGCAGCTCGGTTTGATCGACGATGTGATTGCCGAGCCTGTTGGCGGCGCGCATCGCGGCGCGCGCGCGACCATTACCCGCCTCGGCGATTCCATAGCCGCCGCGCTGGCCGAGCTTGGCGGCAAGGAGCCGCACCAGCTCATGAAGGAGCGTGCGGAAAAATTTATTGCGATGGGAAAAAAGACGCTTAACTAG
- a CDS encoding DUF1109 family protein, producing the protein MRHEEYIKLTIGNDTPMTRRECQLAFIGLAFLALLATCVVMLVTIGLRPDIGAAVMDAPAIGKVVFCLFLAAACTLMLYCAIQPEGKVVWYLLLVPFALLLAGAGVNMAMTDSSTWFGLIFDGRGKFCLLYINLLAIPAFIILTQAVRLFSPANLRRAGMLTGLAAGTIGAVAFGMRCMHDYPLWIAVFYMPAIAITGWVGRKIGPVLLRRW; encoded by the coding sequence ATGCGTCACGAAGAATATATCAAACTCACGATCGGCAACGATACGCCGATGACAAGGCGCGAATGCCAGCTGGCCTTCATCGGCCTCGCCTTTCTTGCGCTGCTCGCCACCTGCGTCGTCATGCTTGTCACCATAGGCCTGCGGCCCGATATCGGCGCGGCGGTGATGGATGCGCCTGCCATCGGCAAGGTCGTGTTCTGCCTGTTCCTCGCGGCTGCCTGCACGCTCATGCTCTATTGCGCGATCCAGCCCGAAGGCAAGGTCGTCTGGTATTTGCTGTTGGTGCCGTTCGCGCTGCTGCTTGCGGGCGCGGGCGTGAATATGGCGATGACGGATTCTTCAACATGGTTCGGGCTTATCTTCGACGGGCGCGGGAAATTCTGCCTGCTTTACATCAATCTGCTGGCAATCCCGGCCTTTATTATTTTGACGCAGGCCGTGCGGCTCTTTTCCCCCGCCAATCTGCGGCGCGCGGGCATGCTAACCGGCCTGGCCGCCGGCACCATCGGCGCGGTCGCCTTCGGTATGCGCTGCATGCACGATTACCCGCTCTGGATCGCCGTGTTCTATATGCCGGCAATCGCCATCACCGGCTGGGTCGGCCGCAAGATCGGCCCGGTCTTGCTGCGCCGCTGGTAG
- the msrB gene encoding peptide-methionine (R)-S-oxide reductase MsrB yields the protein MGLAAALTMITTAAWLTKRGFAMGDEQKFEITKTDEEWRAILTPEQYRVLRRHGTEPAGCSMLDKEYDAGTYVCAGCDLPLFSSDAKFNSRTGWPSFFQPLPDAVGTTTDHLIGVPRTEVHCRRCGGHLGHVFDDGPPPTGKRYCMNGASLKFVAEGATGAEPVSGACERG from the coding sequence ATGGGGCTGGCGGCTGCGTTAACAATGATTACAACGGCAGCTTGGTTAACAAAGCGGGGATTCGCGATGGGCGACGAACAGAAATTCGAGATTACGAAGACGGACGAGGAATGGCGCGCAATTCTAACGCCCGAACAATATCGTGTGTTGCGCCGCCACGGTACCGAGCCCGCCGGCTGCAGCATGCTCGATAAGGAATATGACGCGGGTACCTATGTGTGCGCCGGGTGCGATCTGCCGCTGTTTTCGTCGGACGCGAAATTCAACAGCCGTACCGGCTGGCCCAGTTTCTTCCAGCCATTGCCCGATGCCGTGGGCACGACGACCGATCATTTGATCGGCGTTCCGCGCACGGAAGTGCATTGCCGCCGTTGCGGCGGGCATCTCGGCCATGTGTTCGATGACGGCCCGCCGCCCACCGGCAAGCGTTATTGCATGAACGGCGCTTCACTGAAGTTTGTGGCCGAAGGCGCAACCGGCGCCGAACCTGTCAGCGGCGCGTGCGAACGCGGTTAG
- the secA gene encoding preprotein translocase subunit SecA, with product MFASLARAVFGSHNDRVLRGFDRKVAAIGALEPEIEKLSDEELRAQTEKFRARINKGEKLDALLPEAFATVREAARRVLGQRHFDVQLVGGMILHEGRIAEMKTGEGKTLVATLAVYLNAVAGKGVHVVTVNDYLAKRDSGWMGQIYGFLGLTTGVIVHGLNDSERRAAYAADITYGTNNEFGFDYLRDNMKFSAADLVQRPFNFAIVDEVDSILIDEARTPLIISGPAEDSSELYTRIDALIPRLRESDYEKDEKQRTVVLTEEGNEQIEVLLAEAGLLTPGAGMYDAHNVQIVHHVNQALRAHKLFARDTDYIVRDDMVVIIDEFTGRMMEGRRYSEGLHQALEAKEKVTIQRENQTLASITFQNYFRLYPKLAGMTGTAMTEAAEFGEIYSLDVVEVPTNVPVSRADMDDEVYRNLSEKYEAIAAQIAECQERQQPVLVGTVSIEKSELLSGLLTKKGVAHNVLNARHHEKEASIIALAGQPGAVTIATNMAGRGTDIQLGGNIDARLALELEGITDETARAARTAKIRAEVDAAREKVRGAGGLFVIGTERHESRRIDNQLRGRSGRQGDPGASKFFLSLEDDLMRIFGSDRMEPVLARLGLKDGEKIAHPWINRALEKAQEKVEARNFDVRKNLLKYDNVMNDQRKAIYEQRREVMAAGHVSDTLRDMRADVIETMVSRAIPENSYPEQWDMPWLAEQARDTLGLDLPLDAWAKEEGIASREIMERMIAAADDKIAHKAAQIGLENWQRAEKATLLGMLDQQWKEHLLALDHLRQGIHLRGYGQRDPFNEYTREAFELFQTMLDSLRAMLTRVLMLAELRMPSVEELAEQQRQRQQLMQEVHETPGSAVGEDDSAPVPGRITPTRVQFDENDPATWSHTPRNAPCPCGSGKKYKQCHGAVS from the coding sequence ATGTTCGCTTCCCTTGCCCGCGCCGTCTTCGGTTCCCATAACGATCGTGTCCTGCGCGGCTTCGACCGCAAGGTCGCCGCCATAGGCGCGCTGGAGCCGGAAATCGAAAAGCTTTCCGATGAAGAGCTGCGCGCGCAGACGGAAAAATTCCGTGCCCGCATCAACAAGGGCGAAAAGCTCGATGCGCTTTTGCCTGAAGCTTTCGCCACCGTGCGCGAAGCGGCGCGGCGCGTGCTCGGCCAGCGGCATTTCGACGTGCAGCTTGTCGGCGGCATGATCTTGCACGAAGGCCGCATCGCCGAAATGAAGACCGGCGAAGGCAAAACGCTGGTCGCCACGCTCGCGGTCTATCTGAACGCGGTGGCCGGCAAGGGCGTGCATGTCGTGACGGTCAATGATTACCTCGCGAAGCGCGATAGCGGCTGGATGGGGCAAATCTATGGCTTCCTCGGCCTCACGACCGGCGTGATCGTGCACGGTCTGAACGACAGCGAGCGGCGCGCCGCCTACGCCGCCGATATCACCTACGGCACCAACAACGAATTCGGCTTCGATTATCTGCGCGATAACATGAAGTTTTCCGCCGCCGATCTGGTGCAGCGTCCGTTCAACTTCGCCATCGTCGATGAAGTCGATAGCATCCTGATCGACGAGGCGCGTACGCCGCTGATCATTTCCGGCCCCGCCGAAGACAGTTCCGAACTTTACACCAGGATCGACGCGCTGATCCCCAGGCTGCGCGAAAGCGATTATGAAAAGGATGAAAAGCAGCGCACCGTGGTGCTGACCGAGGAAGGCAACGAGCAAATCGAAGTGTTGCTGGCCGAAGCCGGCCTGCTGACGCCCGGCGCAGGCATGTATGATGCGCACAACGTCCAGATCGTGCATCACGTCAATCAGGCGCTGCGCGCGCACAAGCTTTTCGCCCGCGACACGGATTACATCGTGCGCGACGATATGGTCGTTATCATCGATGAATTCACCGGCCGCATGATGGAAGGGCGCCGCTATTCCGAAGGGCTGCATCAGGCGCTCGAGGCCAAGGAAAAGGTGACAATCCAGCGCGAAAACCAGACGCTGGCCTCGATCACCTTCCAGAATTATTTCCGCCTGTACCCCAAGCTTGCGGGCATGACCGGCACCGCCATGACCGAAGCGGCGGAGTTCGGGGAAATCTACAGCCTCGATGTCGTCGAGGTGCCGACCAACGTTCCCGTCAGCCGCGCCGATATGGACGACGAGGTTTACCGCAATCTTTCCGAAAAATACGAAGCGATCGCGGCCCAGATCGCGGAATGTCAGGAGCGGCAACAGCCGGTTCTGGTCGGCACCGTGTCGATCGAAAAATCCGAGCTTCTCTCCGGCCTTCTGACGAAAAAAGGCGTGGCCCACAATGTGCTGAATGCCCGCCACCACGAAAAGGAAGCCAGCATCATCGCGCTGGCCGGGCAGCCGGGCGCCGTCACCATCGCCACCAACATGGCGGGCCGCGGCACCGACATCCAGCTCGGCGGCAATATCGATGCGCGCCTGGCGCTGGAACTTGAAGGCATCACCGACGAAACCGCGCGCGCCGCGCGCACGGCAAAGATACGCGCCGAGGTTGACGCGGCGCGGGAAAAAGTGCGCGGCGCGGGCGGCCTGTTCGTGATCGGCACCGAGCGGCACGAATCCCGCCGCATCGATAACCAGCTGCGCGGCCGTTCCGGCCGGCAAGGCGATCCCGGTGCATCGAAATTCTTTCTTTCCCTCGAAGATGACCTGATGCGCATTTTCGGCTCCGACCGCATGGAGCCGGTGCTGGCCCGGCTCGGCCTCAAGGACGGCGAAAAAATCGCGCACCCGTGGATCAACCGCGCGCTCGAGAAGGCGCAGGAAAAGGTGGAGGCGCGCAACTTCGATGTCCGTAAAAACCTTTTAAAGTACGACAACGTCATGAACGACCAGCGCAAGGCTATCTACGAACAGCGGCGCGAGGTCATGGCGGCGGGCCATGTTTCCGACACGCTGCGCGATATGCGCGCCGACGTGATCGAAACCATGGTTTCGCGCGCGATCCCGGAAAATTCATACCCCGAACAATGGGACATGCCCTGGCTGGCCGAACAGGCGCGCGATACGCTCGGGCTCGATTTGCCGCTCGATGCATGGGCCAAGGAAGAAGGCATCGCGTCGCGCGAAATCATGGAGCGCATGATCGCGGCGGCGGACGATAAAATTGCGCACAAGGCGGCACAGATCGGGCTCGAAAACTGGCAGCGGGCGGAAAAGGCCACGCTGCTCGGCATGCTCGATCAGCAATGGAAGGAGCATCTGCTCGCGCTCGATCACCTGCGGCAGGGCATCCACCTGCGCGGTTACGGCCAGCGCGACCCCTTCAACGAATATACGCGCGAAGCGTTCGAATTGTTCCAGACCATGCTCGATAGCCTGCGCGCCATGCTCACGCGCGTGCTGATGCTGGCTGAATTGCGCATGCCGAGCGTGGAAGAGCTGGCCGAACAGCAGCGGCAGCGCCAGCAGCTGATGCAGGAAGTGCACGAAACGCCGGGCAGCGCGGTCGGGGAAGATGATAGCGCCCCCGTGCCCGGCCGCATCACGCCCACGCGCGTGCAGTTCGATGAAAACGACCCCGCCACCTGGTCGCACACGCCGCGCAACGCCCCCTGCCCCTGCGGCAGCGGCAAAAAATACAAGCAATGCCACGGGGCGGTAAGCTGA
- a CDS encoding HAD hydrolase-like protein: MSVQPASYLAAAGEVSDQAGAGKSLREAGLVLFDFDGTLVDAAEKETFELVMRTVETELKDMGFDANFSGIDPMQFSGWATEAMVEYLVHGINVSAEQKKQIIDTVHTARIDQRPSANVKAVAQAEEYLQFLKEQGIPFAIVTNSKYQRVVNYLRHVGLLKYFEHKGDAASRAGPLPPYRIVSAYDHCQNIGKPDGLPYAEARMRYGPRVAANQIVAFEDSSSGVRSARNAGITNVMGMTVCSQIANKPAHAKKLQDAGAAHIFGTFQQVIDAHKGGGGNPAPATSVSLKDGRKLRFWPQRNFG, from the coding sequence ATGAGCGTTCAACCTGCATCCTATTTAGCCGCCGCCGGTGAAGTTTCCGATCAAGCCGGTGCCGGGAAGTCCTTGCGCGAAGCGGGGCTGGTTCTTTTCGACTTCGACGGCACGCTGGTCGATGCCGCGGAAAAAGAAACCTTCGAACTTGTCATGAGGACTGTTGAAACGGAACTCAAGGACATGGGATTTGATGCCAATTTTTCCGGCATTGATCCCATGCAGTTTTCGGGCTGGGCTACCGAAGCCATGGTCGAATACCTGGTTCATGGTATCAATGTAAGTGCGGAACAGAAGAAACAGATTATCGATACGGTGCACACGGCGCGCATCGACCAGAGACCGAGCGCGAATGTTAAGGCGGTCGCGCAGGCGGAAGAATATCTGCAGTTTCTGAAGGAACAGGGTATTCCCTTTGCCATTGTTACCAACAGTAAATATCAACGCGTCGTGAATTACCTGCGCCATGTCGGGCTGCTGAAATATTTCGAGCATAAGGGTGACGCGGCTTCGCGCGCCGGGCCCTTGCCGCCATACCGTATCGTCAGCGCCTACGATCATTGTCAGAATATCGGCAAGCCCGATGGCCTGCCATATGCTGAAGCGCGCATGCGTTATGGGCCGCGGGTTGCGGCAAATCAGATTGTGGCGTTTGAGGATTCTTCCAGCGGCGTAAGATCGGCCCGCAACGCCGGGATCACAAACGTCATGGGCATGACGGTATGCAGCCAGATCGCGAACAAGCCGGCGCATGCGAAGAAGCTGCAAGACGCCGGTGCCGCCCATATTTTTGGCACTTTCCAGCAAGTTATCGATGCGCACAAAGGCGGCGGCGGCAACCCGGCCCCTGCAACCAGTGTTTCCCTTAAGGATGGCCGCAAGCTGCGGTTCTGGCCCCAGAGGAATTTCGGATAA